Proteins found in one Thermus hydrothermalis genomic segment:
- a CDS encoding carbohydrate ABC transporter permease, whose translation MYLSFLNTRVYPWRLEAGVNWGRLLQDPFFWIALKNTLFILLVQVPLMLALALLLALALNSALLRAKGFFRFAFFAPVVVGAVAYSAVFRLLFNTEFGAVNALLRALGHPGYDWLYAPGPAMAVIVIALTWRWTGYNAIILLAGLQSIPKELYEAAELDGAGPWQRFWHVTLPGIRPVLLFALVLSIIGTLQLFTEPFLITGGGPGNATMTLGVYLYQQGFRSFNFGYASAIAYTVALLAALFSFLQMRLWRER comes from the coding sequence TTGTACCTCTCCTTTTTGAATACCCGGGTTTACCCCTGGCGCCTCGAGGCCGGCGTCAACTGGGGGCGTCTCCTGCAAGACCCTTTCTTCTGGATTGCCCTCAAAAACACCCTCTTCATTCTTCTCGTACAGGTACCTTTAATGCTGGCTTTGGCCCTTCTTCTCGCTTTGGCCTTGAACTCAGCTCTCTTGCGCGCCAAGGGTTTCTTCCGCTTCGCCTTCTTTGCCCCTGTGGTGGTGGGGGCTGTGGCGTACTCTGCGGTTTTTCGTCTCCTTTTTAACACGGAGTTTGGAGCGGTGAATGCGCTTCTCCGGGCGTTAGGGCACCCGGGGTATGACTGGCTCTATGCACCTGGCCCGGCCATGGCCGTAATCGTGATTGCTCTGACCTGGCGTTGGACGGGATATAACGCCATTATCCTTTTGGCCGGGTTGCAGAGCATTCCCAAGGAGCTTTACGAGGCGGCCGAGCTAGACGGGGCGGGTCCTTGGCAAAGGTTTTGGCACGTGACCTTGCCAGGTATACGGCCGGTCCTTCTCTTTGCCCTTGTGCTTTCCATTATCGGCACGCTTCAGCTTTTCACCGAGCCTTTCCTGATTACGGGGGGAGGGCCCGGCAACGCCACCATGACCTTGGGCGTGTACCTGTACCAGCAGGGCTTTCGGAGCTTTAACTTCGGCTACGCTTCGGCTATCGCTTACACGGTGGCCCTCTTGGCGGCGCTTTTCTCCTTTTTGCAGATGCGCCTGTGGAGGGAGCGATGA